Below is a genomic region from Syntrophorhabdaceae bacterium.
GAAATACAGGTCCTTGCAGGATTACATCGATGCGGCGACAGAAGAACTGGAAGAAGACATCAGACCAACGGGTTTTTACAGGAATAAGGCGAAGAGCATCAAGAACATCGCGGGCGAGCTCGCGCAGAGGTTCAAGGGAGAAGTCCCGGACGATATCGACGCCTTTGCCACAGTGAAAGGGATAGGGAGAAAATCAGCCAACATGATCGTTGGCCTTGCATACAACAAGCCCGCCGT
It encodes:
- a CDS encoding endonuclease III, producing MKKDIDSIIGRLKNMHGQPRCELNFSSPLELVVAVVLSAQCTDERVNKVTEQLFRKYRSLQDYIDAATEELEEDIRPTGFYRNKAKSIKNIAGELAQRFKGEVPDDIDAFATVKGIGRKSANMIVGLAYNKPAV